Proteins encoded in a region of the Campylobacter sp. RM16189 genome:
- the mfd gene encoding transcription-repair coupling factor has translation MQARIYEYLLKPNEAEIIVCEDDKEALLIENAVKFAGIEPFCLPDFRARFGDDLRSFSAELYELSAKLYKFYEFEGKKLLIAPISTILNKLPGKKHLQKITLKFGDKLNLNELADELMRFGYEPVDIVEGEGEFCLRGDIIDIFCIGSDEPHRILLFDDEIESIRNYSTSTQISNKTELESVEISPFIAALSKDEFEKASQKAQQLKSEALINDLNSLGFWAIDGFIDYSKEFKTVLAKEFKFEDFERDTSALHDLAVIPEAKIYKDLSVTPSRDFFELNANRHIKVISRNDGLFNSLNLSEYKNIELIKSDVVVNLTSASEIIISLNKFEKKKRAKRASLVIDELKINDYVVHEEYGIGRFAGLEKITVLGSMREFVVIVYQNDDKLLLPVENINLIDRYIAQSGSIAALDRLGKASFAKIKEKVRQKLFIIASKIIELAAKRELIRAEIIQKDDAEYLNFLQNAGFDYTIDQEKAASEISKDLASGKVMDRLLSGDVGFGKTEIAMNAIFKCVKSGFQALFFVPTTLLSAQHFKSLKDRFDKFEIPVFRLDRFSSAKEKSAVKRALEEGLACVCVGTHSLLGLKARNLGIIIIDEEHKFGVKQKEKLKEISSNSHILSMSATPIPRSLNMALSNVKSYSVLQTPPSSRLDVRTSVREWDEKVIKEAILRELRRGGQIFYIHNHIATMDQAKRQIKKILPNLRILILHSKIDANTTEDEMMKFKAGEYDILLCTSIVESGIHLPNVNTIIIENANKFGMADLHQLRGRVGRSDKQAYCYFLVEDRSELTPEALKRLVALESNSFLGSGSVLAYHDLEIRGGGNLIGEAQSGHIEAIGYSLYIKMLEDEINKLLNKENFKSKKVDLKLSINAFLNQDFIREDRLRLELYRRLSKCEEVSEVHAIEGELEDRFGKIDIYTKQFLSLIIIKILAAKAGFKLISNSGQNIVLTNLNDEKTVLKSKSKDDDDIIDEILIHLRKASR, from the coding sequence ATGCAAGCTAGGATATATGAGTATCTTTTAAAGCCAAACGAAGCGGAGATCATCGTTTGCGAGGATGATAAAGAGGCTTTGCTTATCGAAAATGCGGTTAAATTTGCAGGTATTGAGCCGTTTTGCTTGCCTGATTTTAGGGCTCGTTTCGGCGATGATCTGCGCTCTTTTAGTGCCGAGCTTTACGAGCTTTCGGCTAAACTTTATAAATTTTACGAATTTGAGGGCAAAAAGCTTCTTATAGCCCCCATCTCAACCATCTTAAACAAACTTCCCGGCAAAAAACATCTACAAAAAATTACTCTGAAATTTGGCGATAAGTTAAATTTAAACGAGCTAGCTGACGAGCTTATGCGCTTTGGTTACGAGCCTGTGGATATCGTTGAGGGCGAGGGCGAGTTTTGCTTGCGCGGAGATATCATTGATATATTTTGCATAGGAAGCGATGAACCTCATAGAATTTTGCTTTTTGACGACGAGATAGAAAGTATCAGAAACTACTCAACCAGCACTCAAATTTCAAACAAAACCGAACTTGAAAGCGTTGAAATTTCACCATTTATCGCAGCGCTTAGCAAGGATGAATTTGAAAAAGCAAGCCAAAAAGCGCAACAGCTAAAAAGCGAGGCTCTGATAAATGACCTTAACTCGCTTGGTTTTTGGGCGATTGATGGTTTTATAGACTATAGCAAGGAGTTTAAGACCGTCCTTGCAAAAGAGTTTAAATTTGAGGATTTTGAAAGAGATACAAGCGCGCTTCATGATCTTGCCGTAATCCCTGAAGCAAAAATTTATAAAGATCTGTCCGTAACACCGAGCAGAGATTTTTTCGAGCTTAATGCAAACAGGCATATCAAGGTTATCTCGAGAAATGACGGACTTTTTAACTCGCTAAATTTGAGCGAATACAAAAATATAGAGCTTATTAAAAGTGACGTTGTTGTAAATCTAACTTCCGCTAGCGAGATAATCATCTCTCTTAATAAATTTGAGAAGAAAAAGCGTGCAAAGCGAGCGAGCTTAGTAATCGATGAGCTTAAGATAAATGACTACGTCGTGCATGAAGAGTATGGTATAGGTCGATTTGCGGGACTTGAGAAGATAACCGTGCTAGGAAGCATGCGCGAATTCGTAGTTATCGTTTATCAAAACGACGACAAACTTCTTTTGCCTGTCGAAAATATAAATTTAATCGATCGCTACATAGCTCAAAGCGGCTCTATAGCGGCACTTGATAGGCTTGGTAAGGCTAGCTTTGCCAAGATAAAAGAAAAAGTTCGCCAAAAACTATTTATAATCGCTTCCAAGATCATCGAACTTGCCGCTAAAAGAGAGCTAATTCGCGCCGAAATTATACAAAAAGATGATGCCGAATACTTAAATTTCTTGCAAAATGCGGGCTTTGATTATACTATAGATCAAGAAAAGGCTGCAAGCGAAATTTCAAAAGATCTTGCAAGCGGTAAGGTTATGGATAGGCTTTTAAGCGGAGATGTCGGCTTTGGCAAGACTGAAATCGCGATGAATGCGATATTTAAATGTGTTAAATCAGGATTTCAGGCGCTATTTTTCGTGCCTACGACGTTGCTTTCGGCTCAGCATTTTAAGAGCTTAAAAGACAGGTTTGACAAATTTGAAATTCCAGTTTTTAGACTTGATAGATTTAGCTCGGCAAAAGAAAAATCAGCCGTTAAAAGAGCGCTTGAGGAGGGGCTTGCTTGCGTTTGCGTGGGAACTCATTCGCTTTTGGGGTTAAAGGCTCGTAATTTAGGCATTATTATAATTGACGAAGAGCATAAATTCGGCGTTAAGCAAAAAGAGAAGTTAAAAGAAATTTCAAGCAACTCGCATATCCTTTCAATGAGCGCGACACCTATCCCAAGAAGCCTAAATATGGCGCTTAGCAACGTAAAAAGCTATAGCGTGCTTCAAACTCCGCCAAGCTCTCGTTTAGACGTGAGAACGAGCGTAAGGGAGTGGGACGAAAAGGTGATTAAAGAGGCGATTTTGCGGGAGCTAAGAAGAGGCGGGCAAATTTTTTATATCCACAATCACATCGCCACTATGGATCAGGCAAAAAGGCAGATTAAGAAAATTTTGCCAAATTTGCGCATCCTCATACTTCATTCAAAGATAGATGCAAATACCACAGAAGACGAGATGATGAAATTTAAAGCGGGCGAATACGACATCTTGCTTTGCACAAGCATTGTTGAAAGCGGAATTCACCTGCCAAACGTAAATACGATAATCATAGAAAATGCAAACAAATTCGGTATGGCGGATCTTCATCAGCTAAGAGGCCGCGTGGGTAGAAGTGATAAGCAGGCGTATTGTTATTTCTTGGTTGAGGATAGAAGTGAGCTTACGCCCGAGGCATTAAAGCGGCTTGTCGCACTTGAGAGCAATTCGTTTTTAGGCTCGGGCTCCGTGCTTGCTTATCATGATTTAGAGATTAGGGGCGGAGGAAATTTAATCGGAGAGGCTCAAAGCGGGCATATCGAGGCTATCGGATATTCGCTTTATATTAAAATGCTTGAAGACGAGATAAATAAGCTTTTAAATAAAGAGAATTTCAAGAGTAAAAAAGTTGATCTCAAGCTCAGTATAAACGCATTTTTAAATCAAGATTTTATCCGTGAAGACAGGCTTCGTCTCGAGCTTTACCGCCGTCTTAGCAAGTGTGAAGAGGTAAGCGAAGTGCATGCCATAGAGGGTGAGCTTGAGGATAGATTCGGAAAGATTGACATTTATACCAAGCAGTTTTTATCGCTTATAATAATTAAAATTTTAGCCGCAAAAGCTGGCTTTAAGCTTATCTCAAACAGCGGTCAAAACATCGTTCTTACAAATTTAAACGACGAGAAAACGGTTTTAAAATCAAAAAGCAAAGATGATGACGATATAATAGATGAAATTTTAATCCATCTAAGAAAGGCGTCAAGATGA
- a CDS encoding ATP-binding protein, whose translation MIDWSLSHAAVFRRRIGALRAVHEIDFVELDNLVGMEKQKEQLIANTQNFIDGKEANNAILWGARGCGKSSLVKAVFTKFHNEGLRLIELRSDELQFIVDIIDEVRRSNYKFIIYCDDLSFEAGDTNYKFLKPILEGSIEKAPKNVLIYATSNRRHLISELKSDNEGTSVTSDEIHYAESVDEKISLSDRFGLWISFYQGSFAEYLKIVDFYFKDYTGDRQMLHELAKNYSALRASRSGRTAKQFYLSYKEKLL comes from the coding sequence ATGATTGATTGGAGCTTGAGTCACGCTGCTGTTTTTAGGCGTAGGATAGGGGCTTTAAGGGCTGTGCATGAGATTGATTTTGTTGAGCTTGATAACCTTGTCGGCATGGAAAAACAAAAAGAGCAGTTAATAGCCAACACTCAAAATTTCATAGACGGCAAAGAGGCTAACAACGCCATTTTGTGGGGTGCAAGAGGGTGTGGCAAAAGTAGCTTGGTAAAGGCTGTTTTTACTAAATTTCATAACGAGGGCTTAAGACTCATAGAGCTTAGAAGCGATGAACTTCAATTTATCGTTGATATCATCGATGAGGTTCGCAGAAGCAATTATAAATTTATTATTTACTGCGATGATCTAAGCTTTGAAGCGGGAGATACGAACTATAAATTTTTAAAGCCGATTTTAGAAGGCTCGATAGAAAAAGCCCCTAAAAACGTGCTCATCTACGCCACTTCAAACCGCCGTCATCTAATCAGCGAGCTAAAAAGCGACAATGAAGGCACAAGCGTAACTAGTGACGAGATCCACTACGCAGAAAGCGTGGATGAAAAAATTTCGCTATCTGATCGCTTCGGTCTTTGGATAAGTTTCTATCAGGGAAGCTTTGCCGAGTATCTTAAGATCGTGGATTTTTATTTTAAAGACTACACGGGCGACAGGCAGATGCTTCACGAGCTTGCTAAAAACTACTCCGCGCTTAGGGCTAGTAGATCGGGGCGAACCGCAAAGCAGTTTTATCTATCTTATAAAGAGAAGCTTTTGTGA